The DNA sequence AAAATGATTTatgcaaactttttttttttttttaattctgttTATTATGTTTATTTATGCTCATTGATCTCATTTGCTTTATTCAATCCACATGCTAGAAATAAACTAGAGTGTATATGAAGAGAAAAATGTTGTGTGAAAATTAATTACACAGAAAAGAAGTAATGTTCTCTAAtcttatttatgttgttagacTGCAATACTAGTGTCCTAATTCCCAAATAATAGATATGCCCAAAATTAGTATGATCAATTTCAACGTTCCTGATTAACATGAATACATGCATCTTATATTCTTTAGGGATCTTTTGATATAGGCGCCtcatttttgaattttctagatcaaacatccatgtcttttaatgatttgattaaactttttttttgtcataattttggtgctatatgcacattatattgtaataaatttcctataatctagcATTTTGATTACTCTCCTCCGTTAgagataattgtaaaaaaaaaaaaaaaaaagttggttagattcaatttattttcacaataatgctacaatttagcaataattatctacaatttaagatattttctttccaaaatagtttgaaatatttttatatcCCCCAAAATCAAACGTACTGAAATAAGTTTTTCTTATAGCACGTTAATAGAAAATATGATTGAGAATAATCTAAACATACCAATACACACtgtctacaaaataaaatgtaccaaaataaaaataatgtaccaatattaacaatatgtatcaaatcaaacctaccaaaattgcaaataaacataccaattaatgatttttgtaaattcaaacgtACCCGCGGATAATATATACGTAATgtattgtacctaataataatttgtcaacaactatacttaaaaaacagcgaaaaacaaaaaaaataataatttcacaaaaaaaattgaaaaaattactaggagcttttatgttgatcaccaactatttgaaaaagaaaaaaccatttggaaaaagaaataatattaaatgtttgcataacaaaaaaaaaaaaaagaatgtgatcggaaaaacatatttggaagaagagaaaatatagtttaattactaatatctccattaaataaggaaaaatgcatcatgcagataaaaggataaattcaaaaattattttgatttaaaaaaatagatgTGACTATTGGtcaaaacacttaaatcaaattttaaaaaggcaCGTATGTTTAACCTAATGATATAGAAAAATTGCAGGAGATTCTAATTATTCtttaagggtaatgctagataGACCCAATTTTTTGAACcaaattgcaaaccaaatgatgtgtcaccactaagaaataagcacgttaatcaacacttaagtaataattcagtTATCAACAACCACTCTTTTGGTTTACAAAACTTGATTAAAAAATTGGGTATTCCTAACATTATCCATTCATAAACAACAAAACATTGAGGTGCACAAAAGCTAGTTTAGAGTGCATGCATATGtgggtaatgctaaggagactaaatttacaaactaaataacgTGTTACCAATAACAAATGAGCACGTTAATCAATGCTTAAGTAAGgttaatgctagagagactaaatttgttgaCTAAATTTGCAActtaaatgatgtgttaccaataaaaaaataagcatattaatcaatacttaagtaataattcaatcatcaacttttatatcatttagtttataaaagtGTCCCGAGCATTACcctgcatgtatatatatcattGGATCACTGCAATATAAAAACGAAAGATGATTGGTTGTATATCGaatctttcttttgtttaattaatctaCTTCAATAGCAtagataatgctagggagatcaaattttttgaaccaaatgatatgtcaccaataagaaacaagcacgttaatcgacatttaattaataatccaattatctacaatcacatcattaagtttgcaaatttaatttgaaaaatttgatcaatctagcattaccctaacagcatatatatatatatatacacacacagcatatatacacacacacacacacacacacacacaagctgACGATGacttttctaattttcttcatACCctatacaaaattacaaattactTTTCGTAAGCAATGACCGTGTGTGTTTTGAAAGTTTTGTCTTTTCGTAGCGCTGCACCTCTTCCTGCCtattaaatcagaaatttttCGGTGTGACCTGTAAATCGAAGTCCACCTTATTTTGAGTCTATGAATCATATCGTGAAATTACATACACCACACGAGGCGACCGAAGTCGTCACGCCACACATTTTTGTCtgcacaaaataataaaatataaaatttgaagCACAAACGTGGTTCACTGCTTCAACGCCGCTCAACAGCTTGTAATTATTTAGAAAGAACAAAATACAATTGCTCCCCTTCATATGTAAGGAGCCAAACTCTCTCTCAGACTTATAATTGTATTGtgtgccctctctctctctctctctttatcccCCCACACTGCAGTCCAATAAATTAGAGACAAGTGTTGCAAAAGAACCAGAGAAAGGAAGCGATTAAGAAGGATTAGCAGTTGCAGAATGCCAAGTAACAGTGCACTAGTGGAGGCAGAGGTTCCATTGTTGGATGATTTAGCTTCAACCGTCCGATTGAAAAGTGAACATAATGATGATGAAACTCAAGCTACTACTCTTGTAAGTAGATCTTTGATTGAATCAAAGAAGCTGTGGCACATAGTTGGTCCCGCAATCTTTAGCCGTGTAGCCTCGTATTCCATGTTGGTCATCACCCAAGCCTTCGCCGGCCACCTCGGCGACCTCGAGCTTGCTGCCATCTCGATTGCTAATAATGTCATTGTTGGTTTCGATTTTGGGCTCTTGGTACTTTTCTCAACACCAATCACTTATTTGCTTCTTATTTTCATAATGTCTCATCTGCTTTAAGTATCTGGCATGTTATGTTATCATATTTAAATGCGATTTCACGTGATCAATGCATTAACTTTGTTatggatgtttttttttaaccagTTAGGGATGGCAAGTGCTTTAGAAACACTATGTGGGCAAGCTTATGGAGCAAAGAAATACTACATGCTTGGAGTGTACATGCAAAGATCATGgattgttttgtttctgtgcTGTATTCTTCTTCTACCAATCTATCTCTTTGCCTCTCCATTTTTGAAGCTTTTAGGGCAACCCACAGAAGTTGCAGAGTTGTCTGGCGTTGTGTCCATGGTCATGATTCCTCTTCACTTCAGCTTTGCGTTTCAATTTCCATTGCAGAGGTTCCTGCAGAGCCAGCTCAAAACAGCAGTGATTGCATGGGTTTCTCTGGTTGGCCTTGCAGTGCATGTGTTTGTGAGTTGGTTTTTTGTGTACAGACTTCAGTTTGGAGTGATTGGCACTGCAATTACCATAAACTTTTCTTGGTGGGTTTTGGTGTTTGGTCTTCTGGGTTACACTCTCTTTGGTGGCTGCCCCTTGACTTGGGCTGGTTTCTCCATTGAAGCATTCTCTGGCCTTTGGGAATTCACTAAACTCTCTGCTGCTTCTGGAGTCATGCTTTGGTACCCCTCTCTCTCTGAAAAAAACAATTTACATGAAACCTGTTCATTGTTACGATGACATCCCAGTTCAATAATACAACGTCATACGTAGAGAAACTTACATATGAAATTGTATTATTGAGTCGGGAGTCGGAGCACCACAGTGAAAGTGAATCAATTCCTGTACATCCTTCTCCTTTCTGATAATCTACCAATTTACCTTAACATTTTTAACTTGTAATTGAAATTGCAGCCTGGAGAATTGGTATTATAGAATACTAATTCTGATGACTGGGAATCTACAGAACGCAGAGATTGCTGTGGATGCTTTGTCTATATGGTAACCAtagaattaaataaataaaattgtatattgaaattttttttcttttctctatgTCCATATTTCTATGTTCTACAAAACGATAATGTGCCCCTATCACTGTCAAATTATAAATTGTGTTTGAAGAGTTTGGTTGGACTCAACAAGATCTACGCACACAAATGAACTCTGTCCTCTTGAAATAGGATAAGAATATTATCATAATAATGTAGTTATATAATgctaatttgtctttttttgCTTGGCAGCATGACGATAAATGGGTGGGAGATGATGATTCCTCTGGCCTTCTTTGCAGGAGCTGGGTAACACATTTTCTCTTTTGCTTTCTTCTATATTATCATGAAATGAATGCTACGTCGAGCCCACCGTAATAGACCAAAGCTTGACTTCCTAAACCAATTAGAGCATTTTAAACAGAATttctaaatttttgttttacttgATAAATCTGCGTTAACTAATTCAGAAGCATCTCGGTGATTATCGTTTGTATTACAATCATATAATTTCAATTATAGTTAGTACATAATTTCTATCTAAATAAGGATTGATATAACCCTATGTATTGTAATAGTTTGTATAAATCAACATAAGAAGTCCTATTTCTGGAcaatcgggaatcccgaaatattcaATTAGAAAGCTTGTTTGCTAGACTCTATACTATACCGGTGGAACAAATTCTAGATAGACTGACTTTAATTATTGGACACAAACTTCACCATACaacaagagaaaaacaaaggaaCAATTTGGATAGCAGAGTTGTTTCTTACTAGGAATAACTTGAAGGGAAAATCAAATAATACCGGAAGATAAAAACTCATGGAAGACATAAATGGCATCTGAATTAAGACTAGAGACCGATAATATGAGGCATAAAATGGTTTAAAAATCCAGTAGGATAAATAACAGCTACAAGATCAAGCCATGGAAATTAGACTATTACAGCTTCCTAAGCTCCTTTCACCATACCCTGCCCTACTGCATCTTCAAAGATTCATTTCCCCCAATGACCAAAAAAAATAGCTTTCACACTTGGATCTTAAAGACTTACTCTAGAATTTGAACAAAATCCTAAACTATACGAGTCTGCTTTAGGAATATAATATTGACATTGAAATTATCTTGTTTCATGCCGATTCAAGACTCGCATTCAAAATTGAACACCACCCTAATCTCTTCAGTCACTAAAACAACTTATATACATGATAGAGACTCAAGACTTGCATTGAATTTTGGCAAAACCCCAAATTGGAGAAGTCTGATCAGCtactaaaagtttaaaaaatcctaattttataaatttttattttgggaaCATAATGAAGAATTGAAATTACCTTGATTCATGTTGATTTTTAtactattttcaattttctaaaaTGTGGATAGAATGCATGCAGAGTTTCAAAGCTTGAATTATTCTGCAATTCATCTTGGTTCCTATTTAATCTGCATCCCACATAAACCATTCTCTAAATCCCCTAGGTTCTTGTCTAGACATTGACGAACGAGAATCCAAAATTTCCAATAATACTCAAAtaatcaattagaaaattacATACTTTGAATTCCTTAGCGACGAATTTCAACACGGCAGCGATAGGGGTAGTTCCAAAATAAGTCATTCTCCAGCGAGGCGAGGTGAGATGAGGTCGACAAAGTGACTGGGTGAGGTCAAGGACGACGAGGAGGGTGAGCCGGTGAGGTCACTGAGGTGAGGTGTGAGGTCGAGAGAGACTAAGAGAGAGTGATTGAGTCTCTGAGTCTGAGTTAGGGTTTATTTGGATTcaatggttgagattaaatctcaaccaaatcGGACGGCTACTACaattctaaatatatatttaaaattaaataatatacatatatatattttttatttcagttCGGTTTGGGATTACCGAACAAATGCAAATCTGAGACCAATTCCCATACCGAATTTTCAGGATTGGTTTGGTAATGGGTACCTAAATTTTCGGGATTTTCGGTTTGAGATTTTTTCAgtttggtcttttttttttttttttcccaccctTATACACACACAGAATGTTTTAAGAGGAgaggttttcattttttataaaattggaAATTAGTTGTGGAACCCACACCACATCAAACTTTAACAATTTGaactgtcttttttttttaagttgcaccgtatagatcatctttgcaaaatattGGTCAAATCAATaatatttgaggcatctaattgagttcttAGAAATTAACGAACACTTTATTCTaagaaaacattgaaatttcattgtgatagttaaataggcaaatgatttcggattgaattgaatttttccaaagatgatctatgaattaaaattataaaataaacgGTTCTTACTGTTGAAGTTTAATGTGAAGTGGGTTCAtaactaattttaattttaattttgaaaaaatgagAAGATCCATTCCCTtaaaggatatatatatatatatatgtttttatgcCAACTAgttctttgtttttgtattaTAGCTATACGTAGAAGACGCGAGATAACTAGGTTTTATAATTTGTTTCTTGTTTATTAATTTAGTCCAAGAAGATAATTTTGATTGAGATAGAGACTGatgatttaatttaaaaattcgCAGTTCAGTGTATTTGTAttagaaaaacatttgaatataaatttgaaaTGATGTAACATTGACACTCATTAATAAGTGGAGCGATAGATCTGAGCGTAATGAATTAGTCAATATAAAATACGTCAAAAGACGGACGTCCTTGTAGAAAATTCTAGGCAACCTTTGTTGAATGTCTGGTTGTCTACTACTACTTGTCTTTTCTATTATCCGGAAAGATGGTTTTTATCATCTTTGTTCCTCAACGTCTAAAATGATGTTACACGAGCTTAAGCTTTTGAAGTTTAATAGGGCCACGGGGGTACAAGGATGTGGATGGGTTCCAATGTTTAATCAAAGTCTCCAAACTTTAGGAGGAAAATGGATGGGAAAGTAAAAGGGTAAAACAACTTTGATTAGTTCGATTACCTGTACCTGATCCGATGGATTATATTCGCTAGCCGCCCATCATCAGCATAGTCATCCCTCCAAAATATGTTGTCAGCAACCGACAGACCCTCAATCATTTGTTTCATTTGGGATACAGTACTGCTCATGATCATCGTATGTACTTGGTTTTTTCTGCCTGCTTTTCCCATGGATAAGTATAATCAATGGATCGAGTTGGAACAATCGCGATTTCAAATGCAACTTCTATCATGTTTCTGTGTGCTCCAGtctcttttctgtttttaatatTATCCGATCCAATCCAAAACAGTGACCATTAGGGTTCAGCGATACTAGCAATAGCtgattttcactctttttagCTCCTCACAAACCTCTTTGTTTCATGCCGTtatattgaataaatcaaatgaaaacaacGACATGATTAAACAGTTGtgtgagaaattaaaaaaaaaaaagtgtgtttaTTCAATTTCTGTTGCTAATGCGTTTTGTTATTGTAATGAACAGAGTTAGGGTTGCAAATGAGCTTGGAGCTGGGAATGGGAAGGGAGCCAAGTTTGCGACAACAGTGGCAGTTGTGACATCTGTTATAATTGGCCTCTTCTTTTGGCTCTTGATTATGATGTTCCACAACGAGT is a window from the Pyrus communis chromosome 16, drPyrComm1.1, whole genome shotgun sequence genome containing:
- the LOC137721561 gene encoding protein DETOXIFICATION 27-like, with product MPSNSALVEAEVPLLDDLASTVRLKSEHNDDETQATTLVSRSLIESKKLWHIVGPAIFSRVASYSMLVITQAFAGHLGDLELAAISIANNVIVGFDFGLLLGMASALETLCGQAYGAKKYYMLGVYMQRSWIVLFLCCILLLPIYLFASPFLKLLGQPTEVAELSGVVSMVMIPLHFSFAFQFPLQRFLQSQLKTAVIAWVSLVGLAVHVFVSWFFVYRLQFGVIGTAITINFSWWVLVFGLLGYTLFGGCPLTWAGFSIEAFSGLWEFTKLSAASGVMLCLENWYYRILILMTGNLQNAEIAVDALSICMTINGWEMMIPLAFFAGAGVRVANELGAGNGKGAKFATTVAVVTSVIIGLFFWLLIMMFHNEFGYIFTNSEPVLTEVSKLSLLLAVTILLNSVQPVLSGVAVGSGWQSYVAYINLGCYYLIGVPLGFLMGWFFHQGVMGIWAGMIFGGTAVQTLILAIITIRCDWDKEAEKASMHVLRWADKN